One part of the Glycine max cultivar Williams 82 chromosome 14, Glycine_max_v4.0, whole genome shotgun sequence genome encodes these proteins:
- the LOC100787803 gene encoding F-box/WD-40 repeat-containing protein At5g21040 isoform X1 yields MAFECPNGTEVSQSLAHFVANPGIGIVESNLQLCPKSFTEGIATSKFVPDTKPESGKGVKLKGASKINSKKGIKAPVSALNQSSIPGDVVFNCGLSITDLPPALISEILNCLDPKDLGVVSCVSPILQRVASEHHAWKQFYCERWGLPAASLAVGSGVVDDDKSWRELFVEREFRSKTFMGRYSIDVLYGHTEAVRTVFLLASAKLIFTSGYDSVVRMWDMENGLSIASSRPLGCTIRAVAADRKLLVAGGTDGFIHCWRAVEDLPHSFEFRATQNQNTEVRLWGHEGPITSLALDLTRIYSGSWDTTVRVWDRHSMKCTAVLRHSDWVWALVPHDTTVASTSGSDVYVWDTDSGTLVTIVHNAHVGNTYALARSHTGDFLFTGGEDGAIHMYEIVNDGYESKAWHVAVWVPHSAAVYSLAFEFPWLVSASSDGKLALIDVRKLLKISKRALGKRVSKVKHLGGDIVEPPQRMLHGFKSNLFSVDIGAERIVCGGEEGVVRIWNFTEALEIERRARALRGIRLDNRMRRRKLQTELSNKSGRSDQCSVAAKKNAVTCIWPKRDSGCAFVLIE; encoded by the exons ATGGCATTTGAATGCCCTAATGGTACTGAGGTTTCTCAAAGTTTAGCACACTTTGTAGCAAATCCAGGCATAGGCATAGTTGAATCTAATCTCCAGCTTTGTCCCAAATCCTTCACTGAAGGAATAGCAACCTCAAAATTTGTGCCTGATACCAAACCTGAATCTGGGAAGGGTGTGAAGTTAAAGGGAGCATCCAAGATTAATTCCAAGAAAGGCATCAAAGCCCCTGTCAGTGCTTTGAACCAGTCCTCAATACCTGGTGATGTGGTTTTCAATTGTGGTTTGTCCATCACCGACCTTCCTCCAGCATTGATATCCGAGATTCTCAATTGCCTTGATCCCAAGGATCTTGGTGTTGTTTCGTGTGTCTCCCCGATTTTACAAAGAGTTGCGTCCGAGCACCATGCTTGGAAGCAATTCTATTGTGAAAGGTGGGGACTTCCGGCAGCTTCCTTGGCTGTGGGTTCAGGTGTTGTGGATGATGACAAGTCATGGAGGGAACTTTTCGTGGAAAGGGAGTTTAGGAGTAAGACTTTTATGGGACGATATAGTATTGATGTGCTGTATGGACATACTGAAGCAGTTCGGACTGTTTTCCTATTGGCTTCTGCGAAGCTCATATTTACCTCTGGGTATGACTCTGTGGTGAGAATGTGGGACATGGAGAATGGGTTGTCAATTGCATCATCACGACCCCTAGGCTGCACCATCCGTGCCGTTGCTGCAGACAGAAAACTATTGGTTGCTGGTGGTACTGATGGATTCATTCATTGTTGGAGGGCTGTTGAAGACCTACCTCACTCATTTGAATTTAGAGCCACACAAAACCAAAATACTGAGGTTCGACTCTGGGGACATGAAGGTCCTATAACTTCACTTGCTTTAGACTTGACAAGGATTTACAGTGGTTCATGGGACACGACTGTTAGAGTGTGGGACCGTCATTCAATGAAGTGTACTGCAGTGTTGAGGCACAGTGATTGGGTCTGGGCACTTGTCCCTCATGATACTACTGTTGCCAGCACATCAGGTTCAGATGTGTATGTTTGGGATACTGATAGTGGGACTTTGGTGACCATTGTCCATAATGCTCATGTTGGTAATACTTATGCTTTGGCACGGAGCCATACAGGGGACTTCCTTTTTACTGGAGGTGAAGACGGTGCAATTCACATGTATGAGATTGTTAATGATGGCTATGAGTCTAAAGCTTGGCATGTTGCTGTTTGGGTTCCTCACTCGGCTGCTGTGTATTCTCTTGCCTTTGAGTTTCCATGGCTTGTTTCCGCATCAAGTGATGGCAAGCTGGCTCTAATTGATGTGAGAAAGCTGTTGAAGATTAGCAAGCGAGCTCTGGGGAAGAGAGTCTCAAAGGTAAAGCATTTGGGTGGAGACATAGTAGAGCCTCCACAGAGGATGTTGCACGGATTTAAGAGCAATCTTTTCTCTGTGGATATAGGAGCTGAACGAATTGTCTGTGGAGGTGAAGAAGGTGTTGTCAGGATCTGGAATTTCACAGAAGCTTTGGAAATTGAACGGAGAGCCCGTGCATTAAGAGGAATACGATTAGACAACAGAATGAGGCGACGGAAACTCCAGACAGAGCTGAGCAATAAAAGTGGTCGGAGTGATCAGTGTTCAGTTGCAGCGAAGAAGAATGCTGTCACTTGTATTTGGCCCAAACGTG ATTCAGGATGTGCTTTTGTCTTGATAGAATGA
- the LOC100787803 gene encoding F-box/WD-40 repeat-containing protein At5g21040 isoform X2, producing MAFECPNGTEVSQSLAHFVANPGIGIVESNLQLCPKSFTEGIATSKFVPDTKPESGKGVKLKGASKINSKKGIKAPVSALNQSSIPGDVVFNCGLSITDLPPALISEILNCLDPKDLGVVSCVSPILQRVASEHHAWKQFYCERWGLPAASLAVGSGVVDDDKSWRELFVEREFRSKTFMGRYSIDVLYGHTEAVRTVFLLASAKLIFTSGYDSVVRMWDMENGLSIASSRPLGCTIRAVAADRKLLVAGGTDGFIHCWRAVEDLPHSFEFRATQNQNTEVRLWGHEGPITSLALDLTRIYSGSWDTTVRVWDRHSMKCTAVLRHSDWVWALVPHDTTVASTSGSDVYVWDTDSGTLVTIVHNAHVGNTYALARSHTGDFLFTGGEDGAIHMYEIVNDGYESKAWHVAVWVPHSAAVYSLAFEFPWLVSASSDGKLALIDVRKLLKISKRALGKRVSKVKHLGGDIVEPPQRMLHGFKSNLFSVDIGAERIVCGGEEGVVRIWNFTEALEIERRARALRGIRLDNRMRRRKLQTELSNKSGRSDQCSVAAKKNAVTCIWPKRGMSGKLKA from the coding sequence ATGGCATTTGAATGCCCTAATGGTACTGAGGTTTCTCAAAGTTTAGCACACTTTGTAGCAAATCCAGGCATAGGCATAGTTGAATCTAATCTCCAGCTTTGTCCCAAATCCTTCACTGAAGGAATAGCAACCTCAAAATTTGTGCCTGATACCAAACCTGAATCTGGGAAGGGTGTGAAGTTAAAGGGAGCATCCAAGATTAATTCCAAGAAAGGCATCAAAGCCCCTGTCAGTGCTTTGAACCAGTCCTCAATACCTGGTGATGTGGTTTTCAATTGTGGTTTGTCCATCACCGACCTTCCTCCAGCATTGATATCCGAGATTCTCAATTGCCTTGATCCCAAGGATCTTGGTGTTGTTTCGTGTGTCTCCCCGATTTTACAAAGAGTTGCGTCCGAGCACCATGCTTGGAAGCAATTCTATTGTGAAAGGTGGGGACTTCCGGCAGCTTCCTTGGCTGTGGGTTCAGGTGTTGTGGATGATGACAAGTCATGGAGGGAACTTTTCGTGGAAAGGGAGTTTAGGAGTAAGACTTTTATGGGACGATATAGTATTGATGTGCTGTATGGACATACTGAAGCAGTTCGGACTGTTTTCCTATTGGCTTCTGCGAAGCTCATATTTACCTCTGGGTATGACTCTGTGGTGAGAATGTGGGACATGGAGAATGGGTTGTCAATTGCATCATCACGACCCCTAGGCTGCACCATCCGTGCCGTTGCTGCAGACAGAAAACTATTGGTTGCTGGTGGTACTGATGGATTCATTCATTGTTGGAGGGCTGTTGAAGACCTACCTCACTCATTTGAATTTAGAGCCACACAAAACCAAAATACTGAGGTTCGACTCTGGGGACATGAAGGTCCTATAACTTCACTTGCTTTAGACTTGACAAGGATTTACAGTGGTTCATGGGACACGACTGTTAGAGTGTGGGACCGTCATTCAATGAAGTGTACTGCAGTGTTGAGGCACAGTGATTGGGTCTGGGCACTTGTCCCTCATGATACTACTGTTGCCAGCACATCAGGTTCAGATGTGTATGTTTGGGATACTGATAGTGGGACTTTGGTGACCATTGTCCATAATGCTCATGTTGGTAATACTTATGCTTTGGCACGGAGCCATACAGGGGACTTCCTTTTTACTGGAGGTGAAGACGGTGCAATTCACATGTATGAGATTGTTAATGATGGCTATGAGTCTAAAGCTTGGCATGTTGCTGTTTGGGTTCCTCACTCGGCTGCTGTGTATTCTCTTGCCTTTGAGTTTCCATGGCTTGTTTCCGCATCAAGTGATGGCAAGCTGGCTCTAATTGATGTGAGAAAGCTGTTGAAGATTAGCAAGCGAGCTCTGGGGAAGAGAGTCTCAAAGGTAAAGCATTTGGGTGGAGACATAGTAGAGCCTCCACAGAGGATGTTGCACGGATTTAAGAGCAATCTTTTCTCTGTGGATATAGGAGCTGAACGAATTGTCTGTGGAGGTGAAGAAGGTGTTGTCAGGATCTGGAATTTCACAGAAGCTTTGGAAATTGAACGGAGAGCCCGTGCATTAAGAGGAATACGATTAGACAACAGAATGAGGCGACGGAAACTCCAGACAGAGCTGAGCAATAAAAGTGGTCGGAGTGATCAGTGTTCAGTTGCAGCGAAGAAGAATGCTGTCACTTGTATTTGGCCCAAACGTGGTATGAGTGGAAAGTTGAAAGCATAG